A stretch of Microbulbifer sp. SAOS-129_SWC DNA encodes these proteins:
- a CDS encoding YceD family protein, which translates to MSNPPIPKRVDARKLVQREQYLDGVLAVDQLERLPAAVESISGEVRAELTFGRDLQGHATVDGRVQCAVQLLCQRCLQPMPAQVDGTFRWGIVWSEERGKALPKDLDPIVQAGDELNLYEVLEDEILLNLPMVAYHDEECVAREHFHSGEEVESAEEQQENPFKVLEQLKGSSGKS; encoded by the coding sequence ATGTCGAACCCCCCAATTCCCAAGCGCGTCGATGCACGCAAACTGGTGCAGCGCGAGCAGTACCTGGACGGCGTTCTCGCTGTAGATCAGCTGGAGCGGTTGCCCGCGGCCGTAGAGTCGATTAGCGGGGAAGTCCGCGCAGAGCTCACCTTCGGGCGGGATCTGCAGGGTCACGCGACCGTCGACGGACGGGTGCAATGCGCGGTGCAGCTGTTGTGCCAGCGCTGTTTGCAGCCGATGCCGGCGCAGGTCGACGGGACTTTCCGGTGGGGTATCGTCTGGTCTGAAGAGCGGGGCAAGGCATTGCCCAAGGATTTGGACCCGATCGTGCAGGCGGGCGATGAGCTCAACCTGTACGAAGTGCTGGAAGATGAGATTTTGCTCAATCTGCCCATGGTTGCCTATCACGATGAGGAGTGCGTCGCCCGCGAGCACTTCCATTCGGGAGAGGAAGTCGAGTCGGCGGAGGAGCAGCAGGAAAACCCCTTTAAAGTGCTGGAACAGTTAAAGGGTTCTTCGGGTAAATCGTAA
- a CDS encoding Maf family nucleotide pyrophosphatase yields MPRNLILASSSPYRRALLEQLQLPFSCASPHINEEALAGETPPGTAQRLAAAKAQALADRFPDALIIGSDQVAECEGHALGKPGGFDRALTQLQACSGHRVNFYTGVSVLDTASGEQRTELEIFSVHFRQLGEAEIRAYVEREKPYDCAGSFKVEGLGIALFEKMEGSDVNALIGLPLIRTLELLRAFGVDPLRPS; encoded by the coding sequence ATGCCCCGCAATTTGATTCTAGCCTCCAGCTCCCCTTACCGGAGAGCGCTGCTCGAGCAGCTACAACTACCCTTCAGCTGCGCCTCCCCCCATATAAATGAAGAAGCATTGGCCGGCGAGACACCGCCGGGTACAGCACAGCGCCTTGCCGCCGCCAAGGCGCAGGCACTGGCCGACCGGTTCCCGGACGCACTGATTATCGGCTCCGACCAGGTGGCCGAGTGTGAAGGCCATGCCCTGGGCAAGCCCGGTGGCTTTGACCGCGCACTCACCCAACTGCAGGCCTGCTCCGGACACCGGGTCAACTTCTACACCGGCGTCAGCGTACTCGACACCGCCAGCGGCGAGCAGCGCACCGAGCTGGAAATTTTCAGTGTGCACTTTCGCCAGCTTGGCGAAGCGGAGATTCGCGCCTACGTGGAGCGGGAAAAGCCCTACGATTGCGCCGGTTCGTTTAAGGTGGAGGGACTGGGGATTGCTTTATTCGAAAAAATGGAAGGATCTGACGTCAATGCCCTGATAGGTCTCCCACTAATCCGAACGCTTGAGCTGCTGCGCGCATTCGGTGTCGACCCGCTCCGCCCCAGCTGA
- a CDS encoding HAD-IA family hydrolase, which yields MLVILDWDGTVCNSEARIVSCMQRAAERVGLPVLAPEAVGDIIGLGLPEAIANLFPEAASDQRRQLGDLYSEEWLAARAEPLPLFDGVVATLDQLLSKGHQLAVATGKSRRGLNREFVDHGLGGLFVASRCADETASKPDPLMLNELLQETGCAVEDAVMVGDTVYDLEMATAAGMASVAVSYGVHHPERLATVKPRAIIDRFPELLQWPPLVA from the coding sequence ATGTTGGTGATCCTCGATTGGGATGGCACTGTATGCAATTCCGAGGCGCGCATTGTCTCCTGTATGCAACGCGCCGCCGAGCGGGTTGGCCTGCCGGTTCTGGCGCCGGAAGCGGTCGGCGATATCATCGGTCTGGGCCTGCCTGAGGCGATCGCAAACTTGTTCCCGGAGGCCGCCAGCGATCAGCGCCGGCAGCTCGGCGACCTCTATTCCGAGGAGTGGCTGGCCGCCCGCGCCGAGCCGCTGCCGCTGTTTGATGGGGTGGTGGCAACCCTGGACCAGCTGCTGAGTAAGGGGCACCAGCTGGCAGTGGCTACCGGCAAGAGCCGTCGCGGACTCAATCGCGAGTTTGTCGACCATGGGCTCGGCGGTCTCTTCGTTGCCAGCCGCTGCGCTGATGAGACGGCGTCCAAGCCCGATCCGCTGATGCTGAATGAATTGCTGCAGGAAACCGGCTGCGCGGTCGAAGACGCCGTCATGGTTGGCGATACGGTATATGATCTGGAGATGGCCACTGCCGCCGGAATGGCCTCGGTGGCGGTCAGTTACGGTGTACACCATCCGGAGCGCCTGGCGACGGTAAAACCCCGCGCAATCATCGACCGTTTTCCCGAGCTGCTGCAGTGGCCGCCGCTGGTGGCGTGA
- the rluC gene encoding 23S rRNA pseudouridine(955/2504/2580) synthase RluC has protein sequence MRSKPPSKSAPAADSAATAAPSDRWNPDGGVQFLSVPAELAGQRIDNFLQARLKGVPRSRVYRILRKGEVRVNKGRVKAEYKLQAGDVVRVPPVRSPAQAPAPVVGDQLRKLVEESILYDERGLLVVNKPAGLAVHGGSGVRLGLIEVLRQMFPQSPFIELVHRLDRDTSGAIMVARKRAVLLHVQAELRAGRVGKSYLALAAGKWPRGHRVVEAPLRKNTLKSGERMVSVNPEGKPSETRFRVLERFRGATLMAAEPVTGRTHQIRVHAQFIGCPLAGDPKYAPDEVNREFRARGLKRLFLHSQRVSCTLPDGDQVEVEAPLPAELQAVLQALRDG, from the coding sequence ATGCGAAGTAAGCCCCCCTCTAAATCGGCTCCTGCAGCCGATTCGGCCGCCACGGCCGCCCCATCCGACCGCTGGAATCCCGACGGCGGCGTACAGTTTCTCAGCGTACCGGCAGAACTCGCCGGTCAGCGCATTGATAATTTCCTGCAGGCGCGCCTCAAGGGTGTGCCGCGCTCGCGCGTCTATCGCATTCTGCGCAAGGGTGAAGTGCGTGTGAACAAGGGGCGGGTCAAGGCGGAGTACAAGTTGCAGGCCGGTGATGTGGTGCGCGTGCCGCCGGTGCGCTCGCCCGCGCAGGCGCCCGCGCCGGTGGTCGGTGACCAGCTGCGCAAGCTGGTGGAAGAATCCATACTCTATGATGAGCGCGGCCTGTTGGTGGTCAATAAGCCGGCGGGGCTGGCTGTGCATGGCGGCAGCGGCGTGCGGCTGGGGTTGATCGAAGTGCTGCGGCAGATGTTCCCGCAGAGCCCCTTTATCGAGCTGGTTCACCGGCTCGACAGAGACACCAGTGGCGCGATCATGGTGGCGCGCAAGCGGGCGGTTCTGCTGCATGTGCAAGCGGAGCTGCGCGCCGGCCGCGTCGGCAAGTCCTACCTCGCGCTGGCGGCGGGCAAGTGGCCTCGTGGCCATCGGGTGGTGGAGGCGCCGCTGCGCAAGAATACGCTGAAAAGCGGCGAGCGCATGGTCTCGGTCAATCCGGAGGGCAAGCCCTCGGAGACCCGTTTCCGTGTGCTGGAGCGCTTCCGCGGTGCGACCCTGATGGCGGCGGAGCCGGTGACCGGCCGCACCCATCAGATCCGTGTTCACGCACAGTTTATCGGTTGCCCCCTGGCCGGGGATCCGAAATACGCGCCGGATGAGGTAAACCGCGAATTCCGTGCGCGAGGGCTGAAACGGCTATTCCTGCATTCACAGAGGGTGAGCTGCACGCTGCCCGATGGCGACCAGGTGGAAGTGGAGGCGCCGCTGCCCGCGGAGCTTCAGGCGGTGCTGCAGGCGTTGCGCGACGGGTAA